The Terriglobales bacterium genome includes a window with the following:
- a CDS encoding DUF4136 domain-containing protein has protein sequence TFAYIGGVESLVRLQLNPELLNNRIHRAVVRELTGKGLREVQPEENPDLVVRYWVEAESNAQLTGTAHWGMYGSYYYGYWTVMYTTMSTPVTHKGLLGIELIDAKARDLAWRLFVSEKIIHNDPDKIWKTADSNIIKAFKNYPPTAGAIAEKKAAWAKAEAAKKSAEP, from the coding sequence ACGTTTGCGTATATCGGCGGAGTAGAATCTCTCGTCAGGCTGCAGTTGAACCCAGAGCTACTGAACAATCGGATCCACCGGGCGGTGGTGCGTGAACTGACGGGCAAAGGACTTCGCGAAGTACAGCCAGAAGAAAATCCGGATCTGGTGGTGCGCTACTGGGTTGAGGCGGAGTCGAACGCGCAGTTGACCGGTACTGCCCATTGGGGCATGTATGGTTCCTACTATTATGGTTATTGGACGGTTATGTACACCACGATGAGTACGCCGGTGACCCACAAAGGCCTGCTTGGCATTGAACTGATTGATGCGAAAGCGCGGGATCTTGCGTGGCGCCTGTTTGTGAGTGAGAAGATCATTCACAACGACCCGGACAAGATTTGGAAAACAGCAGACAGTAACATAATCAAGGCGTTCAAAAACTATCCTCCAACAGCGGGGGCCATCGCAGAAAAGAAAGCAGCGTGGGCCAAAGCAGAAGCCGCCAAAAAGTCTGCAGAACCTTAG
- a CDS encoding polymer-forming cytoskeletal protein, translated as MWSKQQTMTETQTPPPAQAAASNVPFTPPAHSAARSATSASRSSARLGSSLQIKGTITGSEDLQIDGIVEGPIFLDGHALTIGSTALVNSEIHAGEVVVNGKAVGNVDASGRVEITKDGSIVGDIFCARISIEDGAHFKGRIEIDPAKYKAATI; from the coding sequence ATGTGGTCCAAGCAGCAAACTATGACCGAAACGCAAACTCCGCCACCCGCTCAGGCAGCAGCATCCAACGTCCCATTCACTCCCCCCGCCCATTCCGCCGCACGCTCCGCAACTTCCGCGTCCCGCTCTTCCGCACGACTTGGCTCCAGCCTGCAGATTAAAGGGACAATCACCGGCTCGGAAGACCTGCAAATCGACGGCATTGTGGAAGGTCCGATTTTCCTGGATGGCCATGCGCTTACTATCGGTTCCACCGCGCTCGTTAATTCGGAAATTCACGCCGGTGAAGTGGTTGTCAATGGCAAAGCTGTCGGCAACGTCGACGCCAGCGGACGCGTCGAAATTACAAAAGACGGCTCCATTGTCGGTGATATTTTTTGCGCCCGTATCAGTATCGAAGACGGCGCCCACTTTAAGGGCCGCATCGAGATCGATCCAGCCAAATACAAAGCCGCGACCATCTAG
- a CDS encoding nuclear transport factor 2 family protein encodes MRRTIVIAVLVLTMASIALGQRPSASGDRRGSIEQVIRQLDHERIQAQIDADAAALERIYAADFIGVGPSGAVRTKPQVISDFTSGELKFLSITTDEVQVRIYGNTAVETGRSTMNGQDKGKAVPRDNRFTRVWVKQQGHWRLVLNHYSPLIMQQ; translated from the coding sequence ATGAGACGAACAATTGTCATAGCCGTCCTAGTCCTTACGATGGCCTCTATCGCCCTAGGACAAAGACCGAGCGCGAGCGGGGATCGAAGAGGAAGCATTGAGCAGGTCATAAGGCAACTGGATCATGAACGCATTCAGGCGCAGATCGATGCTGATGCGGCGGCCCTTGAGCGCATCTATGCTGCGGATTTTATCGGCGTAGGGCCAAGCGGCGCCGTGAGAACCAAGCCGCAGGTGATTTCAGATTTTACGTCCGGTGAATTGAAATTTCTGTCTATCACCACCGACGAGGTTCAGGTGCGCATATACGGAAACACGGCTGTCGAGACTGGCCGCTCCACAATGAATGGGCAAGATAAAGGCAAGGCCGTCCCCCGTGACAACCGCTTTACCAGAGTATGGGTAAAGCAGCAAGGGCACTGGCGGTTGGTTCTCAACCACTACTCGCCACTGATTATGCAGCAATAA